One region of Carya illinoinensis cultivar Pawnee chromosome 8, C.illinoinensisPawnee_v1, whole genome shotgun sequence genomic DNA includes:
- the LOC122318797 gene encoding uncharacterized protein LOC122318797, producing YPQRFQKQKLDKQFSKFLDIFKKIHINIPFADALEQMPNYEFETVKLSEECSAILQKKLPQKLKDPGSFTLPCTIGNSFFDKVLCDLGASINLMPLSVCRKLGLEEMKPTTISLQLADRSIKYPRGIIEDVLVKVDKFIFPADFVVLDMEEDEEVPLILGRPFLATGRALIDVQKGELTLRVNKEEVMFNIYQAMR from the exons taccctcagcgttttcaaaagcaaaaactagataagcaattttctaagtttttggatatctttaagaaaattcacattaatattccttttgcagatgccttggaacaaatgccaaactat gagtttgaaacagtgaagctttctgaagaatgcagtgccattcttcaaaagaaattgcctcaaaaattgaaagatccggggagttttactttgccttgcactattggaaattcattttttgataaagttttatgtgatcttggtgctagcattaatcttatgccactttctgtttgcaggaaattaggacttgaagagatgaagcctacaacaatttctttgcaactagcggatcggtccatcaagtatccacggggaatcatagaagacgtattggtaaaagtggataaatttatcttccctgctgattttgtggtgttagacatggaagaagatgaagaagtcccactaattcttgggcgaccattcttggctacgggaagagctttgattgatgttcaaaagggtgagttaacattgagagtgaacaaggaagaagttatgttcaacatttaccaagccatgaga